One stretch of Pedobacter riviphilus DNA includes these proteins:
- a CDS encoding putative porin: MHKAVKICFFFLLLLGINNVFAQDLKTSVGTNKELDSVRKKLDGGKDSVVFTAKYIRFTKLSLTKDSIVLLPLDTSTTNIQNYSPLLQPLHPTISNGNMGLAARPLLYEPSKRIGFDVGFHSLDYYALTPEDIIYYQARTPFTSLYFVSAGQKEQLFRAIHTQNIKKNWNVGVNFNRGDSRGFYTRQRGDNLNVAVFSWYQSPSKRYNMWASAIFNTMRAYENGSTVATGLFDPGYTKIAREAEPVNLADSRNMYRKNTIFLKQTYYVGRIDTSANVNNSVLPTNKVSYTFEYNNDSFDFYKNGADVNNVLPPGIASTVFTNDSTHVKHIKNEFIYSFFLRPKNSSVIKNELKVDAGIRHDYYKHEYFGIKQDATNYEHSRFAYQNITILGAAGYRFSNNIDFNLDLQQILQGENAGDYLYEAKSKILLSKTIGRIELGAYVQNQTPAAIFNYYHGNHYQWTNSDFKNTKIANLSFNYINDKYGFNAGAKYFLTSNYVYFAADHTNGTTAILPEQATADISLIRLDVSKKTRFGKFVMENYIAYQKTDKNTVLRTPELYTYNSIYFDNTFFKVLKANVGFDVRYNSEYANYLYSPATAQFYIDERNPTNLVSRPVIDVFFKANLKRANIFVKYDFVNQGLFQPGYYTVNRYPMQDALLKFGVSWNFYD, from the coding sequence ATGCATAAAGCCGTTAAAATCTGTTTTTTTTTCTTGCTACTGTTAGGCATTAATAATGTCTTTGCTCAAGATTTAAAAACAAGTGTTGGTACCAATAAAGAACTTGATTCGGTTAGGAAAAAGCTAGATGGGGGTAAAGATTCCGTAGTTTTTACAGCCAAATATATACGGTTTACCAAATTGTCGCTAACTAAGGATAGTATTGTACTGCTGCCTTTAGATACTTCAACCACCAATATCCAGAATTATAGTCCGCTTTTACAACCCCTGCACCCAACCATTAGCAACGGTAATATGGGTTTGGCTGCCAGGCCTTTATTGTATGAACCTAGTAAAAGGATTGGCTTTGATGTAGGATTTCATTCACTCGATTATTATGCTTTAACACCTGAAGATATTATTTACTATCAGGCCAGAACCCCCTTTACCAGCTTATATTTTGTTAGTGCAGGTCAAAAAGAACAGCTTTTTAGGGCTATCCATACGCAGAATATTAAAAAAAACTGGAATGTTGGAGTTAATTTTAACCGTGGCGATTCTAGAGGTTTTTATACCAGGCAACGTGGCGATAATTTAAATGTTGCCGTGTTTTCATGGTATCAATCGCCGAGCAAACGTTATAATATGTGGGCATCGGCAATTTTTAACACCATGCGCGCCTACGAGAATGGTTCTACAGTAGCTACAGGTTTATTCGATCCTGGTTATACTAAAATTGCAAGAGAGGCAGAGCCTGTAAATTTAGCAGACTCAAGAAATATGTACCGTAAAAATACCATTTTCTTAAAGCAAACCTATTATGTAGGCAGGATAGATACCTCTGCAAATGTTAACAATTCAGTTTTACCAACCAATAAGGTTTCGTATACATTTGAGTATAATAACGACAGTTTCGATTTTTACAAAAATGGAGCGGATGTTAATAATGTATTGCCTCCGGGAATTGCAAGTACAGTATTTACGAATGATTCGACCCATGTAAAACACATTAAAAATGAATTTATTTATAGTTTCTTTTTACGGCCAAAAAATAGTTCGGTTATAAAAAATGAATTAAAGGTTGATGCGGGCATAAGGCACGATTATTACAAACATGAATATTTTGGTATAAAGCAAGATGCAACCAATTACGAACACAGTAGGTTTGCTTATCAAAACATTACCATTTTAGGCGCAGCAGGCTATCGTTTCTCCAACAATATTGATTTCAATTTAGACCTTCAACAAATTTTGCAAGGTGAAAACGCAGGAGATTATTTATACGAGGCAAAAAGTAAAATTCTTTTAAGTAAAACCATAGGAAGGATTGAATTGGGAGCCTATGTACAAAACCAAACCCCGGCGGCTATTTTTAACTACTATCATGGTAATCATTACCAATGGACAAACAGCGATTTTAAAAATACTAAAATTGCCAATTTATCATTTAATTATATCAACGATAAGTATGGTTTTAATGCAGGTGCTAAGTATTTCTTAACCAGTAACTACGTTTATTTTGCTGCAGACCATACCAATGGTACAACCGCCATTTTACCAGAGCAGGCCACTGCAGATATTAGCTTAATTAGGCTAGATGTATCAAAGAAAACCAGGTTTGGTAAGTTTGTGATGGAAAATTATATCGCTTATCAAAAAACAGATAAAAATACAGTATTAAGAACGCCAGAACTTTATACTTATAACAGTATTTATTTTGATAATACTTTTTTCAAAGTATTAAAGGCTAATGTGGGATTTGATGTGAGGTATAATTCTGAATATGCAAACTACTTATATTCGCCGGCAACAGCTCAGTTTTATATTGATGAACGCAATCCAACAAACCTGGTTTCGAGACCAGTAATTGATGTTTTTTTTAAAGCAAATTTAAAGCGGGCTAATATTTTTGTTAAATATGATTTTGTAAATCAAGGGTTGTTTCAACCAGGTTATTA
- a CDS encoding purine-nucleoside phosphorylase, translated as MLRAIEETVEYIKRKTENFKPEIGIILGTGLGGLVKEIEVEHQLMYSNIPNFPISTLEFHSGKLIFGTLNGKRIIAMQGRLHYYEGYSMQQITFPVRVMKGLGIENLIVSNAAGSLNPEFKKGDLMIIDDHINLQPDNPLRGLIESELGPRFPDMSQPYKRDIIAKALEIAKDVDIKCHKGVYVAVSGPNLETKAEYKYLRLIGADAVGMSTVPEVIVANHAGLPVFAISVLTDEGFPEDLQPFNLDEILAAAAKAEPKMTEILTRLISEL; from the coding sequence ATGTTAAGAGCAATAGAAGAAACCGTTGAATATATAAAACGTAAAACAGAGAACTTTAAGCCAGAAATAGGCATTATTTTAGGTACTGGCTTGGGTGGATTGGTAAAAGAAATCGAAGTTGAGCATCAATTGATGTATTCTAATATTCCAAATTTTCCAATTTCTACTTTAGAGTTCCATAGTGGGAAACTGATTTTTGGAACATTAAACGGGAAGAGAATTATTGCCATGCAAGGGCGCTTACATTATTACGAAGGTTACAGCATGCAGCAGATTACCTTTCCGGTTAGGGTAATGAAAGGCTTGGGTATTGAAAACTTAATTGTATCTAATGCTGCGGGCTCGTTAAACCCTGAGTTTAAAAAGGGTGATTTAATGATTATCGACGATCATATTAATCTGCAGCCAGATAACCCGTTGCGGGGTTTAATTGAGAGCGAATTAGGGCCACGTTTTCCAGATATGAGCCAGCCCTATAAACGCGATATTATAGCCAAAGCGTTAGAAATAGCTAAAGATGTTGATATTAAATGCCATAAAGGGGTGTATGTTGCGGTTTCTGGCCCGAACTTAGAAACTAAAGCGGAATACAAATACCTACGTTTAATTGGTGCTGATGCAGTTGGCATGAGTACTGTACCCGAGGTTATTGTGGCCAACCACGCTGGTTTACCTGTTTTTGCCATCTCCGTATTAACAGACGAAGGTTTTCCAGAAGACCTGCAGCCTTTTAATTTAGATGAAATTTTAGCGGCAGCAGCTAAAGCCGAACCTAAAATGACAGAGATTTTAACCCGTTTAATTTCTGAACTATAA